One genomic window of Staphylococcus hsinchuensis includes the following:
- the rbfA gene encoding 30S ribosome-binding factor RbfA → MNMRAERVGEQMKQEIMDIANNKVKDPRIGFLTITDVKVTNDLSMATVYLTVLGDEKQVDDTFKGLEKATGYIKSELGSRMRLRVVPELYFEYDESIDYGNKIEKLIQDLHKKDQ, encoded by the coding sequence ATGAATATGAGAGCAGAACGTGTTGGAGAACAAATGAAACAAGAAATCATGGATATTGCAAATAACAAAGTTAAAGATCCACGTATTGGATTTCTCACAATTACTGATGTTAAAGTAACGAATGATTTGTCTATGGCAACTGTATATTTAACAGTCCTTGGAGACGAGAAACAAGTTGATGATACGTTTAAAGGATTAGAAAAAGCAACTGGTTATATAAAATCAGAATTAGGTTCACGTATGAGATTACGTGTAGTACCGGAATTATACTTTGAATATGATGAGTCCATCGATTACGGTAATAAAATTGAAAAACTTATCCAAGATTTACACAAAAAAGATCAATAA
- the infB gene encoding translation initiation factor IF-2, with amino-acid sequence MSKKRIYEYAKELNLKSKEIIDELKKMDVEVSNHMQALEDDQIKALDKKYKSNEQKSSEQPSKQNNQNKQQANSNKPKQKGNQNKKNNKQNNKNNKKNNKNNKGNKPQESEEPKEMPSKITYQEGITVGELSEKLNVDSSEIIKKLFMLGIMANINQSLDEESLELIVDDYGVEMEKEVVVDEQDLSVYFDDEDDEENTVERPAVVTIMGHVDHGKTTLLDSIRHTKVTAGEAGGITQHIGAYQIENDGKKITFLDTPGHAAFTTMRARGAQVTDITILVVAADDGVMPQTIEAINHAKEADVPTIVAVNKIDKPTSNPDRVMQELTEHGLIPEDWGGDTIFVPLSALSGEGIDDLLEMIVLTSEISELKANPSKHAVGTVIEAELDKSRGPAASLLVQNGTLNVGDSLVVGNTYGRIRAMVNDLGQRIKSAGPSTPVEITGINDVPQAGDRFVVFKDEKQARRIGEARRETNVLQQRQESKNVSLDNLFEQMKQGEMKDLNVIIKGDVQGSVEALAASLMKIDVEGVNVRIIHTAVGAVNESDVTLANASNGIIIGFNVRPDAGAKRAAEQEGVDMRLHRVIYNVIEEIETAMKGMLDPEYEEQVIGQAEVRQTFKVSKVGTIAGSYVTDGKITRNAGVRVIRDGIVQFEGELDTLKRYKDDAKEVAQGYECGITIEKYNDLKEGDIIEAFEMVEIKR; translated from the coding sequence ATGAGTAAAAAAAGAATTTACGAATATGCAAAAGAATTAAATTTAAAGAGTAAAGAAATTATTGACGAACTTAAAAAAATGGACGTTGAAGTTTCTAACCATATGCAAGCTTTAGAAGATGATCAAATTAAAGCATTAGACAAAAAATATAAATCAAATGAACAAAAATCATCTGAACAACCATCTAAACAAAACAACCAAAATAAACAACAAGCAAATTCAAATAAACCTAAACAAAAAGGTAATCAAAATAAAAAGAATAATAAACAAAATAATAAGAACAACAAAAAGAATAATAAAAACAACAAAGGTAATAAACCACAAGAGTCAGAAGAACCAAAAGAAATGCCATCTAAAATTACGTACCAAGAAGGCATCACAGTAGGTGAACTTTCTGAAAAATTAAATGTTGATTCATCTGAAATCATTAAAAAATTATTTATGCTAGGCATAATGGCTAATATTAACCAATCTCTTGATGAAGAATCATTAGAACTCATCGTTGATGACTATGGCGTTGAAATGGAAAAAGAAGTTGTTGTCGATGAACAAGATTTATCAGTTTATTTCGATGACGAGGACGATGAAGAAAACACAGTAGAACGTCCAGCAGTAGTTACTATCATGGGACACGTTGACCATGGTAAAACAACTTTACTTGATTCAATCCGCCATACAAAAGTAACAGCCGGTGAAGCAGGTGGTATCACACAACATATCGGTGCTTACCAAATTGAAAATGACGGCAAAAAAATCACATTCCTTGATACACCAGGTCACGCAGCATTTACAACAATGCGTGCCAGAGGTGCCCAAGTCACAGATATTACAATCTTAGTTGTTGCGGCCGATGACGGTGTTATGCCTCAAACAATTGAAGCGATTAACCATGCTAAAGAAGCAGATGTGCCTACAATCGTAGCAGTAAACAAAATCGATAAACCAACATCAAACCCTGACAGAGTGATGCAAGAACTTACTGAACACGGTTTAATCCCAGAAGATTGGGGCGGCGACACAATCTTTGTTCCGCTTTCTGCATTAAGTGGTGAAGGTATCGACGATTTACTTGAAATGATTGTATTAACTTCTGAAATTTCAGAGTTAAAAGCTAATCCAAGTAAACATGCTGTTGGTACAGTGATAGAAGCAGAATTAGATAAATCACGTGGACCAGCTGCGTCATTACTCGTTCAAAACGGTACATTAAATGTTGGTGACTCACTAGTAGTCGGTAATACTTATGGCCGTATTCGTGCAATGGTTAATGATTTAGGTCAGCGTATTAAATCAGCAGGCCCATCAACACCGGTTGAAATTACTGGTATCAATGATGTACCACAAGCTGGTGACCGTTTCGTAGTATTTAAAGATGAAAAACAAGCACGTCGTATCGGTGAAGCACGTCGTGAAACAAACGTTTTACAACAAAGACAAGAGAGTAAAAATGTTTCTCTAGATAACTTATTCGAGCAAATGAAACAAGGTGAAATGAAAGACCTTAATGTTATCATTAAAGGTGACGTGCAAGGTTCAGTAGAAGCTTTAGCCGCTTCATTAATGAAGATTGATGTTGAAGGTGTAAACGTACGTATCATTCATACTGCTGTCGGTGCAGTTAACGAATCAGACGTTACATTAGCAAATGCTTCTAATGGTATTATCATTGGATTTAATGTGCGTCCAGATGCAGGTGCTAAACGCGCTGCAGAACAAGAAGGTGTAGATATGCGCTTACACCGTGTTATCTATAACGTAATCGAAGAAATTGAAACGGCAATGAAAGGTATGCTTGATCCAGAATATGAAGAACAAGTCATTGGACAAGCTGAAGTACGTCAAACATTTAAAGTTTCTAAAGTCGGTACAATCGCTGGTAGTTACGTGACTGATGGTAAGATTACAAGAAATGCTGGTGTTCGAGTAATCCGCGATGGCATTGTACAATTCGAAGGCGAACTTGATACATTAAAACGTTACAAAGATGATGCTAAAGAAGTTGCTCAAGGTTATGAATGTGGTATTACAATTGAAAAATACAATGACCTTAAAGAAGGCGACATTATTGAAGCATTTGAAATGGTTGAAATTAAAAGATAA
- a CDS encoding L7Ae/L30e/S12e/Gadd45 family ribosomal protein, translated as MNKFQIVNFLGLAMRARKVKTGQSVILNDLKKNKLKLVIIATDASVNSTKTITDKCESYGVPLRVFGTRIELGQALGKEERVNIGITDDGFSKKLISMIDEYRKE; from the coding sequence ATGAACAAATTTCAAATCGTAAATTTTTTAGGTTTAGCAATGCGTGCAAGAAAAGTGAAGACAGGTCAATCCGTCATATTAAATGACTTAAAGAAGAATAAATTAAAACTTGTCATTATTGCTACAGATGCTTCTGTCAATTCAACTAAAACCATTACAGATAAATGTGAAAGTTATGGCGTACCTTTGCGTGTTTTTGGAACGAGAATAGAATTAGGCCAAGCTTTAGGCAAGGAAGAACGTGTGAATATAGGAATCACTGATGATGGTTTTTCAAAGAAACTGATATCAATGATAGATGAATATCGTAAGGAGTGA